Part of the Streptomyces antimycoticus genome, CAACCGCTCCACCTGCTCCTCACGACCGGTGAAAGTGCCTGACGCCGGAGGGAGCGCGGACAGCGCCGGGGTGACCTGTGGCGGCAACTGAACGGTGATGTCCCGGCCCTGGATCACGGCGTGGAAGAACACACCACCATTGATCGTGTTCGACGCCGCCCCGCTCGCGCCGTCCCACCCGATGGCACCTGCCTCGGCCATGCCGCTCAGCCCTGTGGCGACGGGCTCAGCCCCGTCCACGTCTGTCGCCCGAGCTCGCCACCGGCGCCGCCGGCCAGCGCCACCAGCAGCGTTTTCACCGATATCGGATCCATCTCGCACCCCCGTAGGCACATCGGTTGCTCACCGACGGTAAACACAATAGGGGGACCGCCACCCGGGTTGGAACAGGTTGACAGACCGTGTAGCCCCTGCGTCGACCAGCTGGGCACACCATGACGACGGCCCCGGTCCGGGGGCCGATCGCTTCGGTGGCTGGTTGCAGGAGGGGTCAGGTGGCGGGGAACTCCCCGCGCCGGACGGCGGAGACGAACGACGACCAGGCGGTCGGCTCGAACATGAGCGCCGGGCCGTGCGGGTCCTTGCTGTCACGGACGGGGACCACGCCGCGCGAGGCGGCGAGGTTGGCGGCGATCTCTATGCACTGGCCGCCGTTGTCGCTGTACGAGGACTTGAACCAACGCGGGGACTCGGTCGTCACAGGGTGCCCTTTCGCAACTGGTTGACCATGGCCACAGATTCCGCCTGCGAGCAGGCTTCGGCCTGTAGTTGATGGTAGGCCGTCAACACGGGCAGAACGAACTTGCCGTCCCGTTCGAGATGGCCCCGCTGCGCGGATTCGGCGTACGACATCAGCGAGCGGTCCGCCATCGTGAGGATGGTGACCGGCAGATTGAACGGGCGGCGGGCCCCCATGGTGAACGGGGCGACCTGGAGCACGGTGTTCGGCAGCTCGGCGAACTCGGCAAGCCGTGCCAACTGGGCATCCATGACGGCCGGTTCGCCGATGGGACGGCGGAGACAGCTTTCGTCCAGCACCACGAAGATCAGCGGTGGGCGCGTCCGGACGAGCGCGGTCTGCCGTTCCTCGACGAGCGTCACCCGCTCGTGCGCCTGCTCGACCGTGATCGCTCCCCGCTTGAGGGCGCTGTCCGCCAGCACCGCCGCGTACTCCGGTGTCTGGAGAAGCCCGGGGATGACGCCCACTTCGTACAACCGTATCTCCGTCGCGCGCCCCTCATAGCCGACGAACTCCGGGAACCCCTCCAGCAGGCTGCCGTGGCGGATCTCGCGGAACTGGCGCTCAAAGGTGTCCTCACCCTCGATGCCGAAGGCGCGGTCCGCGCTACGCGAGAAGCGGAGGGTCGGAGGTTTCCGACCATTTTCGACGGCCGAAACATGCACACTGGAATATTCGGCACGAGCGGCAAGGTCCTCTTGAGTCCAGCCGCGAGCCTCCCGCAGCCTCCGTAACCGCGCCCCGTAGGCCGCCTCGGGCGAGGCGTCCGGATTCAACTCGTTCTTGTTCACAGGTCGTTCCCGAGCCTTCCATCCTGTGCTGACACGTTGAACAGGTCTCCTCAGTAGGCCACGCTGCACTCGCTTGGTAGTGGAGTCACTACAGAGAGGAGTGGTCGGTGGCCGACGAGACCACGAACCCACCGGGCCTGCCGGAGCTTGAGCCCGTGGAGTTGCTGTGCGCGCCGCACGGGATGGTGGTGATCCGGTGACCGCCGACGGGCGGGCCGCCCCCGTCCTCTCCCCCGGGTGCGCTCTGTGCGCCACCCCCGGCGACTTCGGGCCCCACAACCCCACCGAGCCACGCTCGGGCCTGTGCCCCGCGTGCGTCGCGGCCGGGAAGCCCACCCGCGACGGCCTCGAACAGGCCGTGGTGATCGTCGCCGGACAGGCGCTCACCGGAGCCGAAACCCTCGACCTGGCCGACGCCACGCCCGAAGAACTGGCCTACCACCTCGGCGCGGTGAAGCGGAGCCTGCGCGGCCTGCTCCAACTCCTCGCCCGCGTAGCGGGAGAGGAGGACCGCTGATGGCCGACAACCGGCCTGACCGGGACGAACGGCCGAAGATGACGATGCGCGTCTACACCATGGCGCGCAACGGGATCGTCACCACCCGACGCGCGATGGTGACCGTCCTCGACGGGAAGCAGAGCGACACCTACTCATTGGGACAAGCGTGGCCACCGTGCCAGTGCCCCCGCCATCGCGACCACAACAACCCCGGCCGAATCAGGCTCCTCTGAACACGACGACGGCCTGTTGCCACCCCACAGGGGTGGCAACAGGCCGTCCGTCCGTCAGGACAGCCAGTCGGCCACGGCCCGCGCCGTCGTCCCGGCGTGCTCCTCCATCATGGTGAAGTGGTTCCCCGGCACATCGAGCGCGGTGTGCGGGAGCTGCCAGTACGACCGCCAGTCGCCGTCGCGGGACCAGTCGAAGAGCCGCTCCCCGGCCCGGACCAGCAGCGTCGGCGTCTTGACCTCCTTGGGCCGCCACTGGCCGA contains:
- a CDS encoding DUF397 domain-containing protein, with the translated sequence MTTESPRWFKSSYSDNGGQCIEIAANLAASRGVVPVRDSKDPHGPALMFEPTAWSSFVSAVRRGEFPAT
- a CDS encoding helix-turn-helix domain-containing protein — its product is MNKNELNPDASPEAAYGARLRRLREARGWTQEDLAARAEYSSVHVSAVENGRKPPTLRFSRSADRAFGIEGEDTFERQFREIRHGSLLEGFPEFVGYEGRATEIRLYEVGVIPGLLQTPEYAAVLADSALKRGAITVEQAHERVTLVEERQTALVRTRPPLIFVVLDESCLRRPIGEPAVMDAQLARLAEFAELPNTVLQVAPFTMGARRPFNLPVTILTMADRSLMSYAESAQRGHLERDGKFVLPVLTAYHQLQAEACSQAESVAMVNQLRKGTL